The following proteins come from a genomic window of bacterium:
- a CDS encoding alanine--glyoxylate aminotransferase family protein — protein sequence MKKEFLLAPGPSQVPPETLLEMAKPVFHHRTKRFQNIFAEVQEGLKYVFQTKNPVLVFASSGTGAMEGAVSSVLSPGDKAISVVGGKFGERWSKLCKAFGVQSIDINVEWGKTVDPAILKKELENNADVKAVYVTLVETSTGTLADIKKIGEVVDKTDAVLVVDAISGLGADMLMTDEWNVDITISGSQKALMLPPGLAFASVSEKAMKLINEAKNSSFYFSFKKAKASLDKNDTAYTPAVTLIIGLKKSLDMIKEETIEKVWKRHEDNAAAMRQAVKAIGLKLYSRNPANAVTAVWIPEDVDGSAFVKKIRDEYGVTMAGGQGDLKGRIFRVAQMGYANQFDTVVAASSVEMVLSELGYKFEHGAATKAAVAELIKRGVK from the coding sequence ATGAAAAAAGAGTTCTTACTTGCCCCGGGGCCTTCTCAGGTTCCGCCCGAAACATTGCTGGAAATGGCTAAACCCGTATTCCACCACAGGACGAAAAGGTTTCAGAATATTTTTGCTGAAGTGCAGGAAGGGTTAAAGTATGTTTTTCAGACAAAAAACCCTGTTCTTGTCTTTGCTTCCTCGGGTACAGGCGCGATGGAAGGCGCTGTTTCAAGCGTGCTTTCTCCGGGCGACAAGGCTATATCTGTAGTCGGCGGTAAGTTCGGCGAAAGGTGGAGTAAACTCTGTAAGGCGTTTGGGGTTCAGTCCATAGATATAAATGTCGAATGGGGAAAGACAGTTGACCCCGCCATCCTGAAAAAAGAACTGGAAAACAATGCGGACGTCAAAGCCGTATATGTGACGCTTGTAGAAACATCAACCGGCACCCTGGCGGATATAAAGAAAATAGGAGAAGTCGTTGACAAGACAGACGCCGTTCTTGTTGTTGATGCTATCAGCGGGCTTGGCGCCGATATGCTTATGACGGATGAATGGAATGTTGACATAACGATTTCAGGTTCACAGAAAGCATTGATGCTTCCTCCCGGCCTGGCGTTTGCTTCGGTCAGCGAAAAGGCAATGAAACTGATAAATGAAGCGAAAAACTCAAGTTTTTATTTCAGCTTTAAAAAAGCAAAGGCTTCGCTTGATAAAAATGATACTGCCTATACTCCTGCGGTAACCCTGATAATAGGGCTTAAGAAATCGCTGGATATGATAAAAGAAGAAACAATAGAGAAAGTCTGGAAACGCCATGAAGATAACGCCGCCGCCATGAGACAGGCCGTAAAAGCAATAGGGTTAAAATTATATTCCCGGAACCCAGCGAATGCCGTTACGGCGGTATGGATACCCGAAGATGTTGACGGTTCGGCTTTTGTGAAGAAAATAAGGGACGAATACGGTGTTACAATGGCGGGCGGGCAGGGAGATCTTAAAGGCAGGATATTCAGAGTCGCGCAGATGGGTTATGCTAATCAGTTTGATACTGTGGTGGCCGCATCCTCGGTTGAAATGGTGCTTTCGGAGTTAGGATATAAGTTTGAACACGGAGCCGCGACTAAGGCCGCGGTTGCCGAATTAATAAAGAGAGGAGTTAAATAA
- a CDS encoding adenylosuccinate synthase: MSVTVLVGTQWGDEGKGKIIDVLTENADIVVRYQGGNNAGHTVEIGDDKHILHLIPSGILRDNVVCIIGNGVVVDPAVLLDEIKNLEKNNIKVRNRLFISDTAHVIFPYHKLLDKLEEGSKGRKKIGTTGRGIGPCYVDKYARKGIRTADLLYPDILKDKVEERVAEVNEVLVSRYSENKIDAAEIISEYIKYGNILRDMLKPAYIIINKAISEGKKILCEGAQGTLLDVDHGTYPYVTSSNATAGGACTGTGIGPSKIKSVVGVMKAYITRVGEGPFPTELDKRMGEVIRKKGGEFGATTGRPRRCGWFDAVIGKYAVTLNAIDKIAFTKLDVLDELDEIKICTAYKYKGNTLTEFPSIPEVLEECKPVYEIFRGWKIKTSGCREFRDLPEQAKKYVKKLAELVGSRAWIVSVGPKRSQTFYME; this comes from the coding sequence ATGTCGGTTACTGTTCTGGTCGGTACACAATGGGGCGATGAGGGAAAAGGCAAGATAATCGATGTCCTTACCGAGAACGCTGATATTGTAGTGAGATATCAGGGCGGGAATAATGCGGGACATACAGTTGAAATAGGCGATGACAAACATATATTGCATCTTATCCCTTCGGGGATTTTACGGGATAATGTTGTTTGTATAATAGGCAACGGTGTTGTCGTTGATCCCGCGGTTCTGCTTGATGAAATCAAAAACCTGGAAAAAAATAATATTAAAGTGAGAAACAGGCTTTTTATCAGCGATACCGCCCATGTTATCTTTCCATACCACAAACTGCTCGATAAACTTGAAGAAGGCTCGAAAGGCAGGAAAAAAATCGGGACAACCGGCCGCGGAATAGGGCCTTGTTATGTGGATAAATACGCAAGAAAAGGGATAAGGACGGCTGATTTGCTTTATCCGGATATCCTTAAGGATAAAGTGGAAGAGAGAGTCGCAGAAGTAAACGAAGTGCTTGTCTCCAGATATTCGGAAAACAAAATAGATGCCGCAGAGATTATTAGCGAATACATAAAGTACGGGAATATACTCAGGGATATGCTGAAGCCCGCCTACATCATTATTAACAAAGCAATATCTGAGGGCAAAAAAATTCTTTGCGAAGGCGCGCAGGGCACGCTTCTCGATGTCGACCACGGCACTTATCCGTATGTGACGTCATCGAATGCCACCGCCGGCGGAGCATGTACGGGAACAGGTATCGGGCCCTCAAAGATAAAAAGTGTTGTCGGTGTAATGAAAGCGTACATTACAAGAGTCGGCGAAGGCCCTTTTCCCACGGAACTTGACAAGCGGATGGGCGAAGTCATACGTAAAAAAGGCGGTGAATTCGGCGCCACCACGGGGCGGCCCAGAAGATGCGGATGGTTTGATGCCGTGATAGGAAAATACGCCGTGACGCTTAATGCTATCGATAAAATAGCGTTTACTAAACTTGATGTGCTGGACGAACTTGATGAGATTAAAATATGCACTGCATATAAATATAAAGGTAACACGCTGACTGAATTCCCTTCCATTCCGGAAGTGCTTGAAGAATGTAAACCTGTTTATGAAATCTTCAGGGGATGGAAAATAAAAACATCCGGCTGCAGAGAGTTCAGGGATTTGCCCGAACAGGCGAAAAAGTATGTAAAAAAACTGGCTGAACTGGTCGGCAGCAGGGCATGGATTGTTTCGGTCGGGCCGAAGAGATCGCAGACGTTTTACATGGAATAA
- a CDS encoding discoidin domain-containing protein: MDNKLKRYDVNRIYKYFISALIIFFICPVCCFSDGVYLVPSDAEVSSFDRTPGWAPEADAGALIDANLSTRWASDAEEDNSWVVVDLGGDKYINSVVINWERAFASKYKIYLSRDGSDWEEAGQKEGSSGGREKIGFEPRKSRFVKIESLEKINENWGVSIWEVEIYGDPESNPGEKPLAAIYPEFEKAIHMSEHLEKEQPVSSPRALTAADFQKGVAYTSYHNVELLGADSDKIIEYLGSMGVTDISLVITWYQDEQDSTDIRPLYVGGNSARDEAVVHAINQIHKNGMRVMLKPHVDCVNGTFRGDIIPGDRWFESYSRFILHFAALAREYDVECFCIGTELEATTYEEYDEHWNNLIKEVRKIFKGKVTYAANWSEYKGVLFWDKLDFMGIDAYFPLTDKNDPSQEDLDNAWETVKTEIKEYRDENNISVPLIFTEVGYQSADGTNKTPWYTSSEKEDQEEQAMCFKSMLNAMLKEQWFKGFYWWNYFPVKVSRPLDFTIDGKVTEEILKRLNTENGR, encoded by the coding sequence ATGGACAACAAATTAAAAAGGTATGATGTGAACAGAATTTATAAATATTTTATTTCCGCGCTTATAATCTTTTTTATATGTCCGGTTTGTTGTTTTTCGGATGGTGTATATCTTGTGCCGTCTGATGCAGAGGTGTCGTCATTTGACCGGACGCCCGGCTGGGCTCCCGAAGCGGATGCAGGGGCGTTAATTGACGCAAATCTTTCCACACGGTGGGCATCCGACGCCGAAGAGGATAATTCATGGGTGGTTGTCGACCTCGGAGGGGATAAATACATTAATTCCGTGGTTATCAACTGGGAAAGGGCGTTCGCCTCGAAATACAAAATATATCTTTCACGGGACGGGAGTGACTGGGAAGAGGCGGGACAGAAAGAAGGAAGTTCGGGCGGGCGCGAAAAAATCGGGTTTGAACCGCGCAAATCAAGATTTGTAAAAATAGAGTCTCTTGAAAAAATAAATGAAAACTGGGGTGTTTCCATATGGGAAGTGGAAATATACGGCGACCCGGAAAGCAATCCGGGGGAAAAACCTCTCGCCGCGATATATCCTGAATTTGAAAAAGCGATTCATATGAGCGAGCACCTTGAAAAAGAACAACCGGTCTCTTCCCCGCGGGCATTGACTGCGGCTGATTTTCAAAAAGGTGTTGCCTATACTTCCTATCATAATGTCGAGTTGCTTGGCGCTGATTCCGATAAAATTATCGAATATCTGGGGAGCATGGGGGTTACGGATATATCCCTGGTAATAACGTGGTATCAGGATGAGCAGGATTCAACCGATATAAGACCCCTGTATGTCGGGGGAAACAGCGCCAGGGATGAGGCTGTAGTTCATGCTATCAATCAAATTCATAAAAACGGCATGAGGGTAATGCTTAAACCTCATGTTGATTGTGTTAACGGCACGTTCAGAGGCGATATAATACCGGGCGACAGATGGTTTGAAAGTTATTCCAGGTTTATTCTTCATTTTGCGGCGCTTGCCCGGGAGTACGATGTGGAATGCTTCTGTATCGGAACGGAACTGGAAGCCACTACATATGAGGAATATGATGAACATTGGAATAATCTGATAAAAGAAGTGAGAAAAATATTTAAGGGTAAGGTCACATATGCGGCCAACTGGTCGGAATATAAAGGCGTCCTTTTCTGGGATAAATTGGACTTTATGGGTATAGACGCGTATTTTCCGCTGACGGATAAAAATGACCCCTCACAGGAAGATTTGGATAACGCATGGGAAACTGTGAAAACCGAAATCAAAGAATACAGGGATGAAAATAACATAAGCGTTCCCCTTATCTTTACCGAGGTGGGATACCAGAGCGCCGACGGCACAAACAAGACCCCGTGGTACACGTCATCTGAAAAAGAAGACCAGGAAGAACAGGCTATGTGTTTTAAGTCTATGCTGAACGCCATGCTTAAGGAACAATGGTTTAAAGGTTTCTACTGGTGGAATTATTTTCCTGTTAAAGTTTCCAGGCCTTTGGACTTTACTATAGATGGAAAAGTTACAGAAGAAATATTGAAACGTTTAAATACGGAAAATGGGCGATAA
- a CDS encoding glycan-binding surface protein, giving the protein MKKMLFVGLILAVFCGFPSIARSADEEIIADFEMDEDGWEIPDWAYEKDDHVASEICASKEVSSKGKGSLKIEADFPGKMWSAAIVEVAEYYDLSDYENIAVDIYVPKEAPEGLKGKLILTQGEEWKWVEQSRSFNINPGEWTTVTANIAPGSKDWKRTTVDEEFSADIRKIDVRVESNMKPVYKGPIYIDNIRAYK; this is encoded by the coding sequence ATGAAGAAAATGTTATTTGTGGGTTTGATTCTGGCGGTTTTCTGTGGATTTCCGAGTATTGCCAGATCGGCGGATGAGGAAATAATCGCTGATTTTGAGATGGATGAGGACGGCTGGGAGATTCCGGACTGGGCTTATGAAAAGGATGACCATGTGGCAAGCGAAATATGCGCTTCCAAAGAGGTATCTTCAAAAGGGAAAGGGTCCCTTAAGATTGAGGCTGATTTTCCTGGAAAAATGTGGTCTGCGGCGATTGTTGAAGTCGCGGAGTATTACGACCTGTCGGATTATGAAAACATAGCGGTTGATATTTATGTCCCGAAAGAAGCCCCCGAAGGACTAAAAGGCAAACTGATACTTACACAGGGCGAGGAATGGAAATGGGTGGAACAGTCGAGGTCGTTTAACATTAATCCCGGAGAATGGACTACCGTTACGGCAAACATAGCGCCGGGAAGCAAAGACTGGAAAAGAACGACGGTTGACGAGGAATTCAGCGCCGATATAAGAAAAATTGATGTCAGGGTGGAATCTAATATGAAGCCTGTTTATAAAGGGCCTATTTATATTGATAATATCAGAGCGTATAAGTAA
- the serA gene encoding phosphoglycerate dehydrogenase, which translates to MKVLVSDPLSKNGLELLKKNKFEVTEIEPAQLKEEIKKGYDALIVRSGSKVTEEVINNSKGLKVIGRAGVGVDNVDVEAATKKGIVVMNTPGGNTLSTAEHTMALILSLARNIPQAYKSMIEGRWDRKKFKGIELSRKTLGIIGLGRIGTEVAKRAKSFEMRVLVYDPFLSDQHAAKLDVEVSSLDAIFSESDIITVHTPINDETRNLINKDTISKMKEGVRIINCARGGIIDEDALYDALKKGKVAGAAIDVYASGEPPTDKKLFELDNVVLTPHLGASTAEAQENVALGIAEQIVEYFVNNKIVNAVNAPSIDPEVFKLLKPYILLGEKIGKLLSSLVAFGIENIKITYSGDVADLNTAPVTSSVLKGLFEKVQQEPVNEVNAPGIAKERGIKVVESKTTRHEDFATLIDVSIEGKGTKVSAAGSLFAHNADPRIVKINDFRMDMVPFGNVLIVHNSDIPGMIGFLGTVLGENKVNIAGMSVGRHNKGKTAMTVINVDNAVSEKAISGIKKNKNIIDVKLVKF; encoded by the coding sequence ATGAAGGTGCTTGTAAGCGACCCTCTTTCTAAAAACGGATTGGAATTACTCAAAAAAAATAAATTTGAAGTAACGGAAATAGAGCCCGCTCAGTTGAAGGAAGAAATAAAAAAAGGTTATGACGCCCTGATTGTAAGAAGCGGCTCTAAAGTAACCGAAGAGGTTATCAACAATTCAAAAGGGCTCAAGGTCATAGGCAGGGCGGGTGTCGGCGTAGATAATGTTGATGTGGAAGCAGCCACAAAAAAGGGTATTGTAGTTATGAATACCCCCGGCGGCAATACATTATCCACAGCCGAACATACTATGGCGCTTATATTGTCTCTGGCGAGAAACATTCCGCAAGCCTATAAAAGCATGATCGAAGGCAGGTGGGACAGGAAAAAGTTCAAAGGCATTGAACTTTCACGGAAAACACTTGGCATAATCGGGTTAGGCAGAATCGGGACTGAAGTGGCTAAGAGAGCGAAATCTTTTGAGATGAGGGTTTTGGTTTACGATCCTTTCCTGTCGGACCAGCACGCGGCGAAACTTGATGTGGAAGTTTCATCGCTTGATGCGATTTTCTCCGAATCGGATATAATTACCGTGCACACACCCATAAATGATGAAACAAGGAATTTGATAAATAAAGACACGATATCGAAAATGAAAGAAGGCGTAAGGATTATTAACTGCGCGCGGGGAGGCATAATAGATGAAGATGCCCTTTATGATGCGCTTAAGAAAGGGAAAGTCGCCGGGGCGGCTATTGATGTTTATGCCAGCGGGGAACCGCCTACGGATAAAAAACTTTTTGAGCTGGACAACGTGGTGTTGACGCCTCACCTTGGCGCTTCTACGGCGGAAGCTCAGGAAAATGTCGCTTTAGGCATCGCAGAGCAGATTGTGGAATATTTTGTAAACAACAAGATTGTAAATGCCGTAAACGCGCCCTCGATAGACCCCGAAGTTTTCAAACTGCTTAAACCGTATATTCTGCTCGGGGAAAAGATCGGCAAACTGCTTTCTTCGCTTGTCGCTTTCGGAATAGAAAACATAAAGATAACTTATTCGGGAGATGTCGCTGACTTGAATACCGCGCCGGTGACCTCTTCTGTTTTAAAAGGTCTGTTTGAAAAAGTTCAGCAGGAACCTGTCAATGAGGTAAATGCCCCCGGCATCGCAAAAGAAAGGGGTATAAAGGTCGTCGAATCAAAAACAACGAGGCATGAGGATTTTGCGACTTTAATTGATGTATCCATAGAAGGAAAAGGGACAAAGGTTTCCGCGGCGGGTTCGCTCTTTGCCCATAATGCGGATCCCCGCATTGTTAAAATAAATGATTTCAGGATGGATATGGTCCCCTTCGGGAATGTTCTTATTGTCCATAACAGCGATATCCCGGGGATGATAGGGTTTTTAGGGACCGTTTTGGGAGAAAATAAAGTTAATATTGCCGGTATGAGCGTCGGCAGGCATAATAAAGGAAAGACTGCGATGACGGTAATAAATGTTGATAACGCCGTATCCGAAAAAGCCATCAGCGGAATTAAGAAAAACAAGAATATCATAGACGTTAAACTGGTTAAATTTTAG
- a CDS encoding type II secretion system GspH family protein: MNFFGAGGFILSENCLQAGETPSGSGKDRSLCKTDAVSKDGIRKKSLTGFTLIELLVVIAIISILAGFLLPALNEARHRGRMAVCVNNLRQIGNALYMYTLEFNEVLPPCLDYVPWRGNQFCDNNDDIQYVLAGYISTGRNGADSSVWVCPEGARYGYPHAPGMNLGKFDMPDSWGYTHDITYRYNTWRTRSGSADQNPNEPKINFPAKIASLKHPEEAAIMWDLPDNASSGMLCHKNGINCLFLDGHVDFIRVVDGASVPGTLWWYTDSAGGWTTN; this comes from the coding sequence ATGAACTTTTTTGGCGCTGGCGGATTTATCCTGTCAGAGAACTGCCTGCAGGCGGGAGAAACTCCCTCCGGCAGCGGCAAAGACAGAAGCCTTTGTAAAACAGATGCCGTTTCAAAGGACGGGATAAGAAAAAAATCTCTAACGGGGTTTACCCTTATTGAATTGCTGGTGGTTATTGCGATAATATCTATTTTAGCCGGGTTTTTATTGCCCGCATTGAATGAAGCAAGGCACAGAGGCAGAATGGCTGTGTGTGTAAACAATCTCAGGCAAATCGGAAACGCATTATACATGTACACTCTTGAATTTAATGAAGTCCTTCCCCCCTGCCTTGACTATGTCCCGTGGAGAGGGAACCAGTTTTGCGATAATAATGATGATATACAGTATGTTTTGGCCGGCTACATAAGTACCGGAAGGAACGGGGCTGATTCCAGTGTGTGGGTATGCCCCGAAGGCGCGAGGTATGGTTATCCGCATGCTCCTGGTATGAATCTCGGTAAATTCGATATGCCTGACAGCTGGGGGTATACACATGACATTACTTACCGTTATAACACGTGGAGAACCAGAAGCGGTTCGGCCGACCAGAATCCCAATGAGCCAAAAATTAATTTTCCGGCTAAAATAGCTTCTTTGAAACATCCCGAAGAAGCGGCTATCATGTGGGACCTTCCGGATAATGCCAGCTCAGGAATGTTATGCCATAAAAACGGAATAAATTGCCTTTTTCTCGACGGGCATGTGGATTTTATCAGAGTCGTTGACGGAGCGTCCGTTCCGGGAACGCTGTGGTGGTATACGGACAGCGCCGGAGGATGGACAACAAATTAA
- a CDS encoding substrate-binding domain-containing protein gives MKISIKTKCDQVKTFILNLIKDYPPNSRIMSEPELSQQLGVSRVTVAKALSELVAEGIVYREQGRGTFTASPSSIPKTNQIGCLVSSYPYPIMGNPFYSKIYNAIEEEAREVGLDVILQSVHERSGVDFIMPSLIDRKQIDGILLVGEISKDIVRKIDNLKLKCVIIDNYYDDIALKYVKTENIEGAKSAVDYLLKLGHRKIAFIGGPLERNSFSDRYVGYKNALKQAGVKRQKDFEIIGDVNCGYNEALIVTKLKEKPTAIFAANDAIALNVIKALKDENFAVPHDISVIGFDDIEPSSETDPALTTLAVDKEKMGKISVDILKNLINDDRDIESCELGVRLIERKSCKEV, from the coding sequence ATGAAAATATCCATTAAAACAAAATGTGATCAGGTTAAGACTTTTATATTGAACCTGATAAAAGACTATCCTCCGAATTCAAGAATAATGAGCGAACCTGAATTATCACAACAGCTTGGTGTAAGCCGTGTTACAGTTGCAAAGGCTTTATCCGAGCTGGTTGCGGAAGGAATTGTTTACAGGGAGCAGGGCCGCGGCACATTTACAGCTTCCCCTTCATCTATACCTAAAACCAACCAGATAGGTTGTCTGGTCAGCAGTTATCCATATCCCATTATGGGAAACCCCTTCTACTCAAAGATTTATAATGCAATAGAAGAAGAAGCCAGAGAAGTGGGGCTTGACGTGATTCTTCAATCTGTGCATGAAAGAAGCGGAGTGGATTTTATTATGCCTTCTTTAATAGACAGGAAACAGATTGACGGAATACTTCTTGTCGGCGAGATAAGCAAGGATATTGTCCGGAAAATAGATAATTTGAAGTTAAAATGCGTAATAATCGACAATTATTATGATGATATTGCGCTGAAGTACGTTAAAACAGAAAATATCGAAGGAGCAAAGTCCGCTGTTGATTATCTTTTGAAACTCGGCCACAGGAAGATAGCTTTTATCGGGGGGCCGCTTGAAAGGAACAGTTTCAGCGACAGGTATGTCGGCTATAAAAATGCTTTGAAGCAGGCCGGCGTAAAAAGGCAGAAAGATTTCGAAATCATAGGCGATGTTAATTGCGGATACAATGAAGCCCTTATAGTCACAAAATTGAAGGAAAAGCCCACGGCGATATTTGCCGCGAACGATGCGATAGCTTTAAATGTAATAAAGGCTTTAAAAGACGAAAATTTTGCGGTTCCGCATGATATCAGTGTCATAGGTTTTGATGATATAGAGCCTTCATCGGAAACGGATCCCGCATTGACGACGCTGGCTGTTGATAAAGAGAAAATGGGAAAGATTTCGGTAGATATACTCAAGAACCTTATTAATGACGATAGAGACATAGAAAGTTGCGAGCTTGGCGTGCGTCTTATAGAGAGAAAAAGCTGTAAAGAAGTTTAA
- a CDS encoding sugar ABC transporter substrate-binding protein has product MRHKRFLNVFAAVLLVFGVSSCARLQEDGQKSRVLFLTRATPEQLEVWRKAVNAFMAENPDVDVKINNLDYNSYWSKLQTMIAGGTPPDVVFLESYRLPAYALKGSLVDLSGYLENSSNIRQGDFFEKAYDLYKYGDKVYGIPNDIAVFCMFYNREIFDTYEVDYPKDDWTWDDFLDISQKLTVDTNGDGATDIYGFIYGYPFLWIWQNDAYLTDNPYNPEKITITSDNFIEALEFLADLRFKYRVVPSEAAVQAFNTGQFFTNGKVAMCVDGHWMVPYFKNNVKFDWDVAMLPRGKQRATLGEGSCFSICKGSKNPDAAWRLIEFLAGPKGQQIIVKEGFSTPALKEITKTDVFLNPPPKNKEAFIKSIPFGMYQPRIQGLSELENIFYRLHEQVVIDEKADIRALCEKYSKEMQEVLKNEREGQR; this is encoded by the coding sequence ATGAGACATAAAAGATTTTTAAATGTTTTTGCCGCCGTGCTTCTGGTTTTCGGAGTATCATCCTGCGCCCGGTTACAGGAAGACGGACAGAAAAGCAGGGTATTGTTTTTAACGAGAGCGACGCCCGAACAGCTTGAAGTATGGAGAAAAGCGGTTAATGCTTTTATGGCGGAAAATCCGGACGTAGATGTTAAAATCAACAATCTGGATTATAACAGTTATTGGTCGAAATTACAGACTATGATAGCCGGGGGAACGCCTCCGGATGTCGTGTTCCTGGAATCATACAGGCTGCCCGCGTATGCCCTGAAGGGTTCTCTGGTTGACCTGTCGGGATATCTCGAGAATTCTTCGAATATCAGGCAGGGCGATTTTTTTGAAAAAGCTTACGACCTGTACAAATACGGGGATAAGGTATACGGCATACCTAACGACATCGCCGTTTTCTGCATGTTCTATAACAGGGAAATTTTTGATACATATGAAGTTGATTATCCGAAAGATGACTGGACATGGGATGATTTTCTGGATATATCGCAGAAGCTTACCGTAGATACGAACGGAGACGGCGCGACCGATATATACGGGTTCATTTACGGGTATCCTTTCCTCTGGATATGGCAGAACGACGCGTATTTGACCGACAATCCTTATAATCCCGAGAAAATAACGATTACATCCGATAATTTTATCGAGGCTTTGGAATTCCTGGCGGACCTGCGTTTTAAATACAGGGTTGTCCCGAGCGAGGCGGCCGTACAGGCTTTTAATACAGGCCAGTTCTTTACCAACGGAAAAGTTGCTATGTGCGTTGACGGGCACTGGATGGTCCCTTATTTCAAGAATAATGTTAAGTTTGACTGGGATGTGGCAATGCTTCCAAGAGGGAAACAGAGGGCCACCCTGGGGGAAGGGTCGTGTTTTTCCATATGCAAAGGGTCTAAGAACCCAGATGCGGCATGGAGATTGATAGAATTCCTGGCGGGGCCGAAAGGGCAGCAGATAATCGTGAAAGAAGGGTTTTCGACGCCGGCCCTTAAGGAGATAACGAAGACGGATGTATTTTTGAATCCTCCGCCGAAAAACAAGGAAGCGTTTATTAAATCAATACCTTTCGGAATGTACCAGCCCAGGATACAGGGCTTGTCGGAGCTTGAGAATATATTCTACAGGCTGCATGAACAGGTTGTAATAGACGAAAAAGCGGATATAAGGGCTTTATGCGAAAAATATTCAAAAGAGATGCAGGAAGTTCTCAAAAACGAAAGAGAGGGACAGCGATGA
- a CDS encoding glycoside hydrolase family 130 protein, with protein sequence MMKFVCKKYEGNPILTKEDIPFPAEAVYNSGAARYKDKYILLLRILQLNTISCFGVAESKDGFDFKVRKEPVMKKAESGPYALYEDRGIEDPRITKIGDTYYITYSCYSNIGFRTGLARTEDFEKFERVGIITDIDYRNTVLFPKKIGGRYARFTRPNYGGKVGTWISYSPDLIYWGDSKALMMPSSINIWENNKVGPGGPPIETKDGWLCIYHATTCTMDGQIYRLGCALLDLENPEKVIGIADQFILSPDAVHERVGYVHNVVFTCGQIPEPDGTLKIYYGGADQCMNVATAKMADLIEICKKGKRPPL encoded by the coding sequence ATGATGAAATTCGTGTGTAAAAAATATGAGGGGAATCCTATTCTGACAAAAGAAGATATCCCTTTTCCTGCTGAGGCTGTTTATAATTCCGGGGCTGCCAGATATAAAGACAAGTATATCCTTCTGTTAAGGATACTCCAGTTGAATACGATATCCTGTTTTGGTGTCGCGGAAAGCAAAGACGGGTTCGATTTCAAAGTGAGAAAGGAACCCGTTATGAAAAAAGCCGAATCGGGGCCCTATGCTTTATATGAAGACAGGGGGATAGAAGACCCGAGGATAACGAAGATCGGCGATACATATTACATTACTTACAGTTGTTATTCTAACATCGGTTTCAGGACGGGCTTGGCCAGGACGGAGGATTTTGAGAAGTTCGAAAGGGTCGGGATAATAACCGATATTGATTACCGTAATACCGTTTTATTCCCGAAAAAAATCGGCGGCAGGTATGCGCGTTTTACAAGGCCTAATTACGGCGGCAAAGTCGGGACGTGGATATCCTACTCTCCGGATTTAATTTATTGGGGAGATTCAAAGGCTCTTATGATGCCCAGTTCGATAAATATCTGGGAGAACAACAAAGTCGGCCCCGGCGGTCCTCCGATTGAAACAAAAGACGGGTGGTTGTGCATTTATCATGCTACTACGTGCACTATGGACGGACAGATATACCGTTTGGGATGCGCTTTGCTTGACCTTGAAAACCCGGAAAAGGTTATAGGGATAGCGGATCAATTTATTTTAAGCCCCGATGCTGTTCATGAACGGGTAGGCTATGTCCATAATGTCGTATTCACATGCGGACAGATACCCGAACCTGACGGGACCCTTAAAATTTATTACGGCGGCGCTGACCAGTGTATGAATGTCGCGACGGCAAAAATGGCCGACCTTATAGAAATCTGCAAAAAAGGCAAACGGCCGCCGTTGTAA